Below is a genomic region from Pseudomonas extremaustralis.
GAAGATGCAACCGTTGGGCGTGCCCGGACGACGGGCCATGCCGCAATTCAACCTCAGCGACCAGGAGGTGGACGATATGGCCGAGTTTCTCAAATGGAGCTCGAAGATCGATACCAATAACTGGCCACCGAACAAGGAGGGCTGAGTCATGCGCAGTGCCAACCCCTATTTGAAATTCCAATCCCAGGCCGTGGCCAAACCCTACTTTGTGTTCGCCCTGATCCTGTTTCTCGGTCAGGTGCTGTTCGGGTTGATCATGGGCCTGCAATACGTGGTCGGTGACTTTCTGTTCCCGTTGATCCCCTTCAACGTGGCGCGGATGGTCCATACCAACCTGTTGATCGTCTGGCTGCTGTTCGGCTTTATGGGCGCCGCCTACTACCTGGTGCCCGAGGAGGCCGACCGCGAGCTGCACAGCCCCAAACTGGCGATTGTGCTGTTCTGGGTGTTCGCCGCCGCGGGGGTGTTGACCATCCTCGGCTACCTGCTGGTGCCGTATGCGGCGCTGGCCAGACTGACCCACAACGAATTGCTGCCGACCATGGGCCGCGAGTTCCTGGAGCAACCGACCATCACCAAAATGGGCATCGTCGTGGTGTGCCTGGGCTTTCTCTACAACATCGGCATGACCCTGCTCAAAGGCCGCAAGACCACGGTCAGCATGGTGATGATGACCGGGCTGATCGGTCTGGCGGTGTTCTTCCTGTTCTCCTTCTACAACCCCGGCAACCTCGCGCGCGACAAGTTCTACTGGTGGTGGGTGGTGCATCTTTGGGTGGAAGGCGTGTGGGAACTGATCATGGGGTCGATGCTGGCCTTCGTGCTGATCAAAGTCACCGGCGTCGACCGCGAAGTGGTGGAGAAATGGCTGTACGTGATCATCGCCATGGCATTGATCACCGGGATTATCGGCACCGGTCACCACTTCTTCTGGATCGGTGCGCCGCAGGTATGGCTGTGGGTCGGTTCGATCTTCTCGGCCCTGGAGCCGCTGCCGTTCCTGGCCATGGTGGTATTCGCCTTTACCATGGTCAAACAACGCCGCCGCCAGCACCCCAATCGGGCGGCCACGTTGTGGGCCAAGGGCACCACGGTCACGGCGTTTTTCGGCGCCGGGGTCTGGGGGTTCCTGCACACCCTGGCACCGGTCAACTTCTACACCCACGGCACCCAACTCACCGCGGCCCACGGCCACCTGGCCTTCTTCGGCGCCTACGCGATGATCGTGATGACCTTGATCAGCTACGCCATGCCCCGCTTGCGCGGTCTCGGTGAAGCGCCGGATGAGCGTTCGCAGACCCTGGAAATCTGGGGCTTCTGGATGATGGTGCTGTCCATGGTGATGATCACGCTGTTCCTCACCGCCGCAGGTGCCGTGCAGGTCTGGCTGCAACGCTGGCAGGTGGATGGCGTGGCGCTGCCGTTCATGGCCACGGTGGAGCATTTGCAGGGGCTGTTCTGGGCGCGCCTGGTCAGTGGCGTGGGTTTCCTGCTCGGGTTGCTCTGCTACCTGTACAGCTTCCGGCAACGGCGCGGCCGGGTCGGGGTCGGGGTGCCGATCGTTCACTAACGGTTGTGGGAGGGGTGTACCGGTCAAATACCGAATGTTTGGAGTCTGTCCATGGCCTTTACCCTGGAGCTGGAAGAGTGGGTCGGCAGTGCCTGGCACCGCTTTATCACCCGGCGTGCGAGCGCCGATTTCCCGGCTGCGCGGGTCGAGCTTGTCGACCGCCAGCGCAGCCTGGCCCTGTTGTTTCGCGCCCTGGGCGGGGCCAGCGGGATTTCGCTGGAAGCGGCCAGCGAGCGCGACCTGCTGCTGCGCCGCAACCTCTTGATGCGCATCGCCGGCACCTGCAAGCACGCGCCGCTGGCCTCCTGCGATGGCAACCGCCTGCGCCTGCCGTCGAGCCTGGCGGTGTACCCCACGGCCGCGCTGAACCTGGAGTTGTATCGGTGGCTGACCCTGCTGGCGGCCCACGCCGGCCCCATGACCCACTGGGCCCGCGACAACCAGCGCTGGACCTGGCTGCTGCTGCAACGCTACCCGGTGCTGCTGCCCAGCTACCGGCGCCTGGTGGACGCCCACCTGGCCTTGCGTCCCGACCCGGCCCGCCTCGAGCCCGGCGAAGCCGCCCTGGAAAAAGCCTTGTGCAAGGCCCTGCGCGAACCCGGTAGCGTGCGCCACTTGCCGCGCAGCGAAAGGGCCGCCTGGCCGTTGCCATTGTGGCTGTACCCGGCGCAGCACCTGGACGCGCCCCAGGCCCTGGACCTTGACGACGCGGAGGACGACGACCTGGCCACGCACCCTGGCGAGCAACACGGTGCGCCCAAACGCGCCAGCCGCGTGGACGACCCGACCCGCGACGGCGGCCTGTTGGTGGTGCGCCTGGAAAACCTGTTCAGTTGGACCGAACATGTCGACCTCGATCGCTGGACCGACGACAGCGAAGACCCGGACGCCGCCCGCGTTGCCGAAGACCTGGAGCAGTTGAGCCTGTCGCGCCAGCGCGTGCGCAAGAGCGGCGGCCTCAAGCTGCACCTGGACCTGCCGCCCGCCGACGTCGATGACATCCCCCTCGGCGCCGGTATCAAGTTGCCCGAATGGGATTACCGCCAGCAATGTCTGCAGGAAGGCTTCGTCAACCTGCAACTGATGCAGCCGCGCGCCGATGCGCCGCAACCCTTGCCGGACCGATTGCGCGGCCCGGCCCAGCGTCTGCGTCGGCAGTTCCAGCAGCTGCGCACCGACCGCCAATGGCAGCGCCAGCAACCCCAGGGCGCCGAACTCGACCTGCAAGCCTGGGTGGATTTCCAGGTCCAGCGCCAGGTCGGCGCCTGCACCGAACGCGGCTTGTATCAGGAGCAACGGCACACTCACCGCGACCTGGCGTGCCTGCTGCTGGCGGACGTGTCGATGTCCACCGACGCGCATTTGAACGACAACCAAAAGGTCATCGACGTGATCCGCGACAGCCTGTTGCTGTTCGCTGAAAGCCTGGCTGGGCTGGGGGATGGGTTTGCGTTGTACGGCTTCTCGTCCTTGCGCCGGCATGACGTACGCCTGCAACAGCTCAAGACCTTCGAGCAACCTTATGACGACCGTGCCCGTGGCTGCATCCAGGCGCTCAAACCGGGTTACTACACACGCATGGGCGCCGCGATTCGCCAGGCCACGCGCTTGCTGGGCGCGTGCAAACAGCGGCGCAAGTTGTTGTTGCTACTGACCGATGGCAAGCCCAATGACCTGGATTTGTATGAAGGCCGCTACGGCGTCGAGGACACCCGCCAGGCGGTGGTGGAGGCGCGGCGCCAGGGCCTGATCCCGTTCTGCATCACCATCGACAAACAGGCCGGGGACTACTTGCCGCACATGTTCGGTGCCCATGGCTACACCCTGATCCGCCAGCCGGAACACTTGCCGTTGCGCCTGCCGCAGTTGTATCGGCAGTTGACCGAACGTCAGTAGAAGTCGCGCGGCAACCAGAAGAACAGGGCGATGCAACCCAGCGCCAGGCTCAGGCAGAACCACTGGAAACGCTGCAAGCGCCGCGCTTGCACATTGACGTTGGAGGCGGGCAGGGCCATGCCACAGGCGGTGCACGCCTGGCGCGCATCGGCATGGCGCTGTTGGCAGTACAGGCAGGTCTTCACTCGAACTGCTCCAGGCGCAGGCGATCGAGAATGACAATCTGGCGACCGTCCTGGGTGATGATTTTTTCATCGATCAGGCGCCGGATAATCCGCGAGAACGTCTCCGGCTGGATCGACAAATGCCCGGCGATCAATTGCTTGGCCATGGGCAGCTCGAAACAACTGTCGGTGCTGGACAAGTGCATCAATTGGGTCAGCAGGTAGCGCACCACGCGGTGCGTGGCGTTTTTCAGCGACAGGGTTTCGATCTCGTTGACCCGCTGGTGCAGGCGCACGCACAACTTGCCGAGCAGGGCGAAGGTCAGGCGGCTGTTGCCGCGCAACAGGCGCATGTAGGTGGCGTTGGACACGCGGTACAACTGCGTGGGGCACACCGCTTCGGCGCAGGCCACATAGTTGGGGGTGTCCATCAGCATCATGGCTTCGGCGAAGGTCTGCCGCTCGCTGATCACCTCGAAGACCTTCTCCTGGCCATCGGGGGTCAGCCGGTAGATCTTCACCGCGCCAGCAATCACGAAGTAGAACGCATCGGCAGGTTCGCCCTGGCGGAACAGCGGCTCGCCCTTGTCGATGCTGAGCAACTGACTGCTGGCCATCAACTCGTCGAGTTCCTGCTCGTTCAGCGGCTCGAACAAGTGGTGGCCGCGCAGGATTTGATGGTGCACGCGATGCAAGACCTTGCCTGGTTCCCTGAGTATCAGCGGCGCGTTCACACCAGCACCAGGGACAGGCCGCTGGCGGCTGCCAGCATGGAGCCGAGGATCACAAACCAGGCGAGGGGGACACAGGCGTTTTTCATCATGGCTCCGGGGGACGGTGTGGATACAGGCGCGAGGGTAATCCTTTGGCTTGGATGGCGACTTGATTTAAGACAAGGGCAATCCACACGCATCGGCGCAAGATCGTCGCAGTCCTGAAGGGAGGCCGTGTTATGCAAGTGCTCGATCGACGCAAGGCGATGTCGATTCATCCGTTGTTCCGCCTGGCTTTCCGGCCATTCTTCCTCGGTGCCTGCCTGTTGGCGGCAGTGGCGATCCCCCTGTGGCTGCTGGCCCTTGGCGGTCACGTCGGCGCCTGGCAACCGGCTGGCGGCTGGCTGGCCTGGCACCGCCATGAACTGCTGTTCGGCTTTGGCCTGGCGATCATCGCCGGGTTCCTGCTCACGGCGGTGCAGACCTGGACCGGTCGTCCGGGCATCAGCGGCCACGCCTTGGCGCTGCTCGCCGGACTGTGGCTGGCGGCACGCCTGGGCTGGTTGTTCGACCTGCATTGGCCGCTGCTGGCGGTGCTGGAACTGGCTTTTCCCCTGGCCGTGGCCGGTGTGATGGGCTGGACCTTGTGGCAGGTGCGGCAGAAGCGCAACTACCCGATTGTGCTGGTGCTGGCGTTGCTGGCGGTGGCCGATGCGCTGTCGCTGTATGGCTTGCTGCGCAATGACCTGGGCTTGCAACGCCAGGCGGTGCTGACCGGCCTGTGGCTGGTGGCGG
It encodes:
- a CDS encoding cbb3-type cytochrome c oxidase subunit I; this translates as MRSANPYLKFQSQAVAKPYFVFALILFLGQVLFGLIMGLQYVVGDFLFPLIPFNVARMVHTNLLIVWLLFGFMGAAYYLVPEEADRELHSPKLAIVLFWVFAAAGVLTILGYLLVPYAALARLTHNELLPTMGREFLEQPTITKMGIVVVCLGFLYNIGMTLLKGRKTTVSMVMMTGLIGLAVFFLFSFYNPGNLARDKFYWWWVVHLWVEGVWELIMGSMLAFVLIKVTGVDREVVEKWLYVIIAMALITGIIGTGHHFFWIGAPQVWLWVGSIFSALEPLPFLAMVVFAFTMVKQRRRQHPNRAATLWAKGTTVTAFFGAGVWGFLHTLAPVNFYTHGTQLTAAHGHLAFFGAYAMIVMTLISYAMPRLRGLGEAPDERSQTLEIWGFWMMVLSMVMITLFLTAAGAVQVWLQRWQVDGVALPFMATVEHLQGLFWARLVSGVGFLLGLLCYLYSFRQRRGRVGVGVPIVH
- a CDS encoding nitric oxide reductase activation protein NorD; the protein is MAFTLELEEWVGSAWHRFITRRASADFPAARVELVDRQRSLALLFRALGGASGISLEAASERDLLLRRNLLMRIAGTCKHAPLASCDGNRLRLPSSLAVYPTAALNLELYRWLTLLAAHAGPMTHWARDNQRWTWLLLQRYPVLLPSYRRLVDAHLALRPDPARLEPGEAALEKALCKALREPGSVRHLPRSERAAWPLPLWLYPAQHLDAPQALDLDDAEDDDLATHPGEQHGAPKRASRVDDPTRDGGLLVVRLENLFSWTEHVDLDRWTDDSEDPDAARVAEDLEQLSLSRQRVRKSGGLKLHLDLPPADVDDIPLGAGIKLPEWDYRQQCLQEGFVNLQLMQPRADAPQPLPDRLRGPAQRLRRQFQQLRTDRQWQRQQPQGAELDLQAWVDFQVQRQVGACTERGLYQEQRHTHRDLACLLLADVSMSTDAHLNDNQKVIDVIRDSLLLFAESLAGLGDGFALYGFSSLRRHDVRLQQLKTFEQPYDDRARGCIQALKPGYYTRMGAAIRQATRLLGACKQRRKLLLLLTDGKPNDLDLYEGRYGVEDTRQAVVEARRQGLIPFCITIDKQAGDYLPHMFGAHGYTLIRQPEHLPLRLPQLYRQLTERQ
- a CDS encoding Crp/Fnr family transcriptional regulator: MNAPLILREPGKVLHRVHHQILRGHHLFEPLNEQELDELMASSQLLSIDKGEPLFRQGEPADAFYFVIAGAVKIYRLTPDGQEKVFEVISERQTFAEAMMLMDTPNYVACAEAVCPTQLYRVSNATYMRLLRGNSRLTFALLGKLCVRLHQRVNEIETLSLKNATHRVVRYLLTQLMHLSSTDSCFELPMAKQLIAGHLSIQPETFSRIIRRLIDEKIITQDGRQIVILDRLRLEQFE